From the genome of Paracoccus seriniphilus, one region includes:
- a CDS encoding glycosyltransferase family 2 protein, producing MTPLTDRTSGIRSGDILVFATIRNEIGRLPEFLSHYRALGVSHFLVVDNDSDDGSARLLAAQPDVSLWRTGASYRQARFGMDWLGALLFRHGHGHWCVTVDADELLVYPDCDQRDLREMTSYLQGQNIRGIGGLMLDLYPRGRLDRADADEDAPLVQRLPYFDAGPYRCRVQSPRRNRWVQGGVRERCFFSERPERGPTLNKLPLIFWNRRYVYVNSTHSMLPPTLNDLYDGPEDDRLSCVLLHSKFLPEIVSKSREELVRRQHFNDPDAYAGYHQALAEAPVLWREQSQRYDGPEQLVRLGLMKAGNWCTRDQAG from the coding sequence TTGACTCCGCTGACCGACCGCACGTCCGGGATCCGGTCGGGGGATATTCTGGTCTTTGCCACCATCCGCAATGAAATCGGACGGCTGCCAGAGTTCCTGTCCCATTATCGCGCATTGGGCGTGTCGCATTTCCTCGTGGTGGACAATGACAGTGATGACGGCTCGGCCCGGCTTCTGGCTGCGCAACCTGATGTGTCCCTGTGGCGGACAGGGGCGTCCTACCGGCAGGCACGCTTTGGCATGGACTGGCTGGGGGCGCTGTTGTTCCGCCATGGTCACGGGCACTGGTGTGTGACCGTCGATGCCGATGAATTGCTGGTCTATCCCGACTGTGACCAGCGCGACCTGCGCGAGATGACTTCATATCTGCAAGGGCAGAACATCCGCGGGATCGGCGGGTTGATGCTGGACCTTTATCCGCGCGGGCGGCTGGACCGGGCCGATGCCGATGAAGATGCACCGCTGGTTCAACGGTTGCCCTATTTCGATGCCGGACCCTATCGTTGCCGCGTTCAAAGCCCAAGGCGCAATCGCTGGGTCCAGGGGGGCGTGCGCGAGCGGTGTTTCTTTTCCGAACGGCCCGAGCGGGGGCCGACGTTGAACAAGCTGCCGCTGATCTTCTGGAACCGGCGATACGTCTATGTGAACTCGACCCATTCCATGCTGCCGCCAACCCTGAATGACCTTTATGACGGGCCGGAGGATGACCGGCTGTCCTGCGTGCTGCTGCACAGCAAGTTCCTGCCCGAGATCGTTTCGAAATCGCGGGAAGAACTGGTTCGTCGGCAACATTTCAATGATCCCGACGCCTATGCCGGCTATCATCAGGCCCTTGCCGAGGCTCCGGTTCTGTGGCGAGAACAGTCGCAACGCTATGATGGGCCAGAGCAATTGGTGCGGCTTGGTTTGATGAAAGCGGGAAATTGGTGTACCCGCGATCAGGCAGGCTGA
- the galE gene encoding UDP-glucose 4-epimerase GalE, translating to MSKKVLVTGGAGYIGSHACKALARAGYTPVTLDNLSTGWRDAVKFGPLVEADLLDRASLDRAFAEHEPVAVMHFAALSQVGEAMSQPGKYWRNNVSGSLNLIEAAVDAGCMNFVFSSTCATYGDRDGEVLDENTPQAPLNAYGASKRAIEDMLVDFSAAHGLRHVIFRYFNVAGADPDAEVGEFHQPETHLIPLILDAVDGKRAALTIHGTDYPTPDGTCIRDYVHVSDLVDAHVRGLEWLRAGKGDRVFCLGTGDGFSVREVVDATRHVTNRAVPMQDGPRRGGDAVKLVCGSKRAREELGWEPSRSTMPQMIGDAWRWHQNGSYSS from the coding sequence ATGTCAAAGAAAGTTCTTGTGACCGGTGGTGCCGGTTATATCGGCTCGCATGCCTGCAAGGCGCTGGCGCGGGCGGGCTATACGCCGGTCACGCTGGACAATCTGTCAACCGGCTGGCGGGATGCGGTGAAATTCGGGCCGCTGGTCGAGGCGGACTTGCTGGACAGGGCATCGCTGGACCGTGCCTTTGCCGAACATGAACCCGTTGCGGTGATGCATTTCGCCGCGCTGAGTCAGGTCGGCGAAGCCATGTCCCAACCGGGGAAATACTGGCGCAACAATGTGTCGGGCTCGTTGAACCTGATCGAAGCGGCGGTGGATGCGGGTTGCATGAATTTTGTCTTCAGTTCGACATGCGCGACCTATGGTGATCGCGATGGAGAGGTTCTGGACGAGAATACTCCGCAGGCACCGCTGAATGCCTATGGTGCCAGCAAGCGCGCCATCGAGGATATGCTGGTCGATTTCAGCGCTGCTCATGGGCTGCGCCATGTCATCTTTCGCTATTTCAATGTCGCAGGTGCCGACCCCGATGCCGAAGTGGGTGAATTCCATCAACCCGAGACGCATCTGATTCCGCTGATTCTGGATGCGGTGGATGGCAAGCGTGCTGCGCTGACCATTCACGGCACGGACTATCCGACGCCGGATGGAACCTGTATCCGCGACTACGTGCATGTGTCGGATCTGGTCGATGCGCATGTGCGCGGGCTGGAATGGCTGCGCGCGGGCAAGGGTGACCGGGTGTTCTGCCTTGGAACGGGTGACGGGTTCTCGGTGCGCGAGGTGGTTGATGCCACGCGTCATGTCACGAACCGCGCGGTGCCGATGCAGGATGGCCCCCGTCGCGGTGGCGATGCCGTCAAGCTGGTCTGCGGCAGCAAGAGAGCGCGCGAGGAGCTGGGCTGGGAGCCTTCGCGTTCGACAATGCCACAGATGATCGGTGACGCCTGGCGGTGGCATCAGAACGGATCCTATTCGTCGTGA
- a CDS encoding UTP--glucose-1-phosphate uridylyltransferase has product MSRKVTKAIFPVAGLGTRFLPATKSIPKEIMTLVDRPLIQYAIDEARAAGIKEFIFVTSRGKGALEDYFDHAHELERSLKKSGKTELLDLLRETNMESGAIAYIRQHKALGLGHAVWCARRLLSADEPFAVILTDDVIKGEPPCLQQMIEAYGETGGSMVATMEVPAEKAKSYGVLDVSEDMGAIVKVRGMVEKPAEGTAPSNLAVIGRYILAPTVMQNLNKLKAGSGGEIQLTDAIADEIEAGRGVYGLRFRGQRFDCGSKAGFLQATVAFGLEREELQAEFMEYLSDVVGMGRAAE; this is encoded by the coding sequence ATGAGTCGCAAGGTAACAAAAGCTATCTTTCCCGTGGCCGGTCTGGGAACGCGTTTTCTGCCTGCGACAAAGAGTATTCCAAAGGAAATCATGACCTTGGTTGATCGTCCGTTGATCCAGTACGCGATTGACGAGGCGCGCGCAGCCGGGATCAAGGAGTTCATCTTCGTCACGTCGCGCGGCAAGGGTGCCTTGGAAGACTACTTCGATCACGCCCATGAGTTGGAACGCAGCCTGAAGAAATCCGGCAAGACGGAACTGCTGGATCTGCTGCGCGAAACCAATATGGAGTCGGGTGCGATCGCCTATATCCGTCAGCACAAGGCGCTGGGGCTGGGGCATGCAGTCTGGTGCGCTCGCCGTCTTCTGTCTGCGGATGAACCTTTTGCCGTGATCCTGACGGATGACGTCATCAAGGGCGAACCGCCCTGCCTGCAACAGATGATCGAGGCCTATGGCGAAACAGGTGGCAGCATGGTCGCCACCATGGAAGTGCCTGCGGAAAAGGCAAAGTCATATGGCGTTCTGGATGTCAGCGAGGATATGGGCGCCATCGTCAAGGTCCGCGGCATGGTCGAAAAGCCTGCCGAGGGAACCGCGCCTTCGAATCTTGCCGTGATCGGGCGCTATATCCTGGCGCCGACAGTGATGCAGAACCTCAACAAGCTGAAGGCCGGTTCCGGCGGAGAGATCCAGCTGACCGACGCCATCGCCGATGAAATCGAGGCTGGGCGCGGCGTCTATGGCCTGCGCTTCCGCGGACAGCGGTTCGATTGCGGGTCCAAGGCCGGGTTCCTGCAGGCGACCGTGGCATTCGGGCTGGAACGGGAAGAGCTTCAGGCAGAGTTCATGGAATATCTGAGCGATGTCGTGGGAATGGGACGGGCTGCCGAATAA
- the kdsB gene encoding 3-deoxy-manno-octulosonate cytidylyltransferase: MSVVIIIPARHASSRYPGKPLVDLRGAGGEARSLIRRSWDAASAVSGADRVVIATDDSRIQEHAEGFGAEVVMTSEQCRNGTERCAEAIANLGISPEIVVNLQGDAPLTPAWFVEDLVAGLRADPQAGVATPVLRCSGKMRADLIADRMAGRVGGTTAVFGADKQALYFSKEVLPYAAGTFGDDEDSPVFHHVGVYAYRPDALASYAEWGEGPLERLEGLEQLRFLERGRRLLCVEVEARGRQFWELNNPEDVPRLEAMMQEMGID, from the coding sequence ATGTCGGTCGTGATCATCATTCCCGCCCGCCATGCCTCCAGCCGATATCCCGGCAAGCCGCTTGTGGATCTGCGCGGCGCCGGTGGAGAGGCCCGCAGCCTGATTCGCCGCAGCTGGGACGCCGCGTCAGCCGTCAGCGGTGCTGATCGGGTTGTCATTGCAACCGATGACTCGCGCATTCAGGAACATGCCGAAGGTTTCGGCGCCGAGGTGGTGATGACCTCGGAGCAATGTCGCAACGGCACCGAACGCTGCGCCGAGGCCATCGCGAATCTGGGCATCTCGCCCGAAATCGTGGTGAATTTGCAGGGTGATGCCCCGCTGACACCCGCCTGGTTCGTCGAGGATCTGGTTGCCGGGTTGCGTGCCGATCCGCAGGCCGGCGTTGCGACGCCGGTGCTGCGGTGTTCGGGGAAAATGCGGGCCGATCTGATCGCGGATCGCATGGCCGGACGCGTGGGCGGAACTACAGCCGTGTTCGGGGCCGACAAGCAGGCGCTCTATTTTTCGAAGGAAGTCCTGCCCTATGCAGCCGGAACCTTCGGCGATGACGAGGACAGCCCGGTCTTTCACCATGTGGGCGTCTATGCCTATCGTCCCGATGCGCTTGCATCCTATGCGGAATGGGGCGAGGGGCCGCTGGAGCGGCTGGAAGGCCTGGAGCAACTGCGCTTCCTCGAGCGGGGACGGAGGTTGCTTTGCGTCGAGGTCGAGGCGCGCGGACGTCAATTCTGGGAATTGAACAATCCTGAAGATGTTCCCCGTCTCGAAGCCATGATGCAGGAAATGGGAATCGACTGA